DNA from Thermodesulforhabdaceae bacterium:
TCTCTGGGCGTAAGCCAAAATTCGTGAGCGAAAAACATTAGAAGCTTCATAGCGCTTTGCTCCTTGCCAGGTGATATTGATTGTTTATTAACCAGACTGTTTCTAGTTAAAAAAAATGGAGGACGCAATGATTTACAACTTTTTCTCTTTGGAAAACCTCACAGCCCTTATTACTCTAACTGCTATGGAACTAGTTCTGGGCATTGATAACATTGTCTTTATAGCAGTGGTTACTTCAAGGCTCCCTGCTAGGTCTCAATCTTCTGCTAGACGTGTCGGTTTGGCTCTAGCTTTGATTTTTCGCATAGCTCTTCTTTCTCTCTTGTTTGTTATGACTCATTTTACAAAACCTTTAGTAACTATTTTGGGGAACGAGTTTTCTGTGCGTGATGTGATCCTTATTGCAGGTGGGCTTTTTCTTATCGCTAAGGCTACCCATGAAATCCACGTTAAGCTTGAAGGGGTAAAGGAAGATAAAAGCAAAAAATCTAAGGCGATCTCTAGTTTCTCGGGGGCTATAATCCAGATTGCCATTATAGATATTGTCTTTTCGTTAGATTCTATTATCACCGCTATTGGTATGGCAAGACATATTGGGGTTATGATCCTAGCAGTGGTTCTTGCTGTTGTTTTTATGATGTTTTTCAGTGGAGTTGTCTCGGCTTTCATAGAACGTCATCCCACCCTTAAAATGCTCGCTTTAAGTTTCCTACTTTTAGTTGGTGTTGCCCTAGTAGCTGATGGCTTTGGAAAACACATAGAACGAGGATACATCTATTTTGCCATGGGCTTTTCGGTTTTTGTTGAATGGCTTAACATAAAGGCTCAAGCGAGAAAATAAGGGGGAGATTGGTAGATGAAGAAGTTGATATTGATCTCTGTGGTCATTTCGATTTTCTTAGGAGGATTTACCAGTATTGTTTTGTCCGAACAGGAAACTTCTACTTCTCCAGCTTTAGATCCGGAACAGTTGGACAAGTTGTCTCAATCCCTAACTCAGGCGATCCAGGAGGAAAAGATAGCTCTAGATAGTATAGCAAATCGGATGGCAGAGTTTAAGCGTATTCAAAATATTTTTGTTGTGGAACTGGATTCTCTTAACTTGCTTCTCTCCACCTATGTTAACATTGCTAATCTTTCCAGTATAGGACTGGATGACTTGGAAAAAGTGAGTAGTAATCTAAAAGGGAGTCTAGCAAGAATCTCCGAGCGAATGAAAGAAATAGAAGAGAAAGAAGAAGAACTTTCAGAACTTATAAATAAAACGGTTGAACAGAGGAACGTAAATGAGCAACAGTTAAAAGATCTTAAAGCTCGCGAATTATCCACTCCCGCAGCTCAGACGGTTATTAAATCTCTTGGACAGCTTACGGAATTGCTTAAGAAAAAGGAGAAGGAATTTAGAAAACTGCATGCCTCTTACCGCGCTTTAATTGATCAAGCTAAAACAAGTATAAACAACGGGTCAGTTCTTCTTGAAAAAGTTGATGAACACATTACCAAGAAGAAACGAGAGGAGCTTTTTCAGAGAAAGCAGTCAATCTTTACAATGCTTTCTCGGGAAAGTTTCGTTCAAGAATTGACCCAATTCTGGACTGCTGTTACCAATCTTGCTTCAAAACAATTCTGGATTAGTCAATGGCAGGTGCTGGCAAGAACAACATTTGTTTTTGTGGTGGTTTTTCTCGCATTACTTGTGGGTGTTGAACATGTTCTAAAACGAATCAGTGGCTTCTTGTCTAGAACATGGTTTCTTGACCGAGTAAGTAAGCTAAAACCTTTCCTGTTTGCTCATATTCAACTGATCTTGTCATCTATAGGATTGTTGGGAGCAGTTGTTTTTGCTCAAATATATTTCCGTATAAACGGGCTGTATGATGCCTCTACACCCGTTAGGTTTTTTGTTTTAGCCATAACCGTATGGCTTTTTACGAGATGGATCCTTGATTTTCTTAAGATTTATAAGGAAGTGGTCGGCATTCTGAGAGATAAGGTCTTTCAAACTTATCTTAAAGTCTATGTCCATATTGCAAGATGGCTAATTCTATTATACCTGTTTATAAAAGAATTTGTTGGCTTTGGAAGCTTTTTTATCTCTTATAGATTGGCTATGGAGTTAGCATTTCTTGGAATGTTGGGTTTTTTCTGGAAAGAATGTCGTTCCATATTATTGCCGATTTTAGAATCCAAAAAAGCAAAAATAATCTTTTTTGGGTTGGTAAGTTTTTCATATCTCGTTTTCGGCGGATCTGTTCTGATGGAACTTCTTGGATATACGCTTTTTGTCTCATTATGGCTTGCAAGCTGGGCTTATACTTTTGTTTTTTCCCTTTGGGTTTGGATGATTGCTCAGGATCTTATTGAATGGGAACGAACCCTTAAAGGAGTTGTCTCTTATCTGCCGGAAGATTCGAGAGAATACCAAGAATCGCTTAGTTGGCTTTTGCTGAGGCTTTTTTGGGTGGCCTTTGTGCTTGGTTCCATAATTGTTCTGTTAATTGTCTGGGGTGCTAAACGGGAAGTTCTACTGACCACTATAAAATTGCTTCATACCCCCATACCTATTGGTAACATGAGCTTTAGGCTCATATCGCTCGTTTATGCAACTATAATTATCACTGTTACGCGTTTAGTAACTCGCAAAATAAGACACTTTATGAAAGAAGGGCTTTTTAAATACAGCGGGCTCGATCACGGTGTTCAAGAATCTATAATAACTATAACGACTTACATTGCCTGGCTTTTGGGGATAATGCTGGCACTCAATGTAATTGGTTTCAGTTCTACATCTTTTACTGTCTTGTTTGGCGCTCTAGGTGTTGGTCTTGGTTTTGGACTTCAGCAAATTTTTAACAATTTTGTAAGCGGCGTTATTATGCTTATTGAACGTCCGATACAGGTTGGAGATGTGGTTGAAATTGGGGGAATTCGTGGAGTGGTCAAAAAGGTTAATGTAAGAGCTACTGTTGTTCAAACTTTTGATAATGCATCGTTCATTATTCCTAACTCCGAGTTTATCAGTGGGAGAATAATAAACTGGAGTTTCCAGGATCCCACAATAAGGAACTCCATAACCGTTGGGGTAGCCTACGGGTCGGATATCAATCTAGTCAAGGATACCCTTATGGAAGCGGCGAT
Protein-coding regions in this window:
- a CDS encoding mechanosensitive ion channel domain-containing protein produces the protein MKKLILISVVISIFLGGFTSIVLSEQETSTSPALDPEQLDKLSQSLTQAIQEEKIALDSIANRMAEFKRIQNIFVVELDSLNLLLSTYVNIANLSSIGLDDLEKVSSNLKGSLARISERMKEIEEKEEELSELINKTVEQRNVNEQQLKDLKARELSTPAAQTVIKSLGQLTELLKKKEKEFRKLHASYRALIDQAKTSINNGSVLLEKVDEHITKKKREELFQRKQSIFTMLSRESFVQELTQFWTAVTNLASKQFWISQWQVLARTTFVFVVVFLALLVGVEHVLKRISGFLSRTWFLDRVSKLKPFLFAHIQLILSSIGLLGAVVFAQIYFRINGLYDASTPVRFFVLAITVWLFTRWILDFLKIYKEVVGILRDKVFQTYLKVYVHIARWLILLYLFIKEFVGFGSFFISYRLAMELAFLGMLGFFWKECRSILLPILESKKAKIIFFGLVSFSYLVFGGSVLMELLGYTLFVSLWLASWAYTFVFSLWVWMIAQDLIEWERTLKGVVSYLPEDSREYQESLSWLLLRLFWVAFVLGSIIVLLIVWGAKREVLLTTIKLLHTPIPIGNMSFRLISLVYATIIITVTRLVTRKIRHFMKEGLFKYSGLDHGVQESIITITTYIAWLLGIMLALNVIGFSSTSFTVLFGALGVGLGFGLQQIFNNFVSGVIMLIERPIQVGDVVEIGGIRGVVKKVNVRATVVQTFDNASFIIPNSEFISGRIINWSFQDPTIRNSITVGVAYGSDINLVKDTLMEAAINHPKVIKDPPPDVLFKDFGDSALVFSLRFFTHAKDAILTETELRSAIYKLFVERGIEIPFPQRDVHIKSGVIQYQGIESS
- a CDS encoding TerC family protein, with the translated sequence MIYNFFSLENLTALITLTAMELVLGIDNIVFIAVVTSRLPARSQSSARRVGLALALIFRIALLSLLFVMTHFTKPLVTILGNEFSVRDVILIAGGLFLIAKATHEIHVKLEGVKEDKSKKSKAISSFSGAIIQIAIIDIVFSLDSIITAIGMARHIGVMILAVVLAVVFMMFFSGVVSAFIERHPTLKMLALSFLLLVGVALVADGFGKHIERGYIYFAMGFSVFVEWLNIKAQARK